One Candidatus Cloacimonadota bacterium genomic region harbors:
- a CDS encoding LysM peptidoglycan-binding domain-containing protein gives MKFRLTCLIFIILITAFLSGCSTILNYFPQREIEKETTIIEEPVSQVAQDLSDYAYLKSIYSDDVNELLNLVYYKDKKIDSLYTLIEYLYFKTDSLYQDLDYFNGRVMINTDFEIPKSFVFAGRVFDISNDRIYHKFSEIFDQELKAAHRFIPRSSIYFPLFDEVFTSHGVPLDVKYLAIAESGLSSMATSSVGAGGIWQFMPSTARQYDLRIDNFIDERRNIFKATDAAARYLINSYQFMQNLGSDDWLLAMCAYNAGNNGVARVMREQQANDFFDLIMRVDETNRYVWRAAAIKLIFENEELLFGKRFKREPSLLEVTRIETLNLNGYYQLNDWVQAQGTVLRRIWELNPWINLSQRQRQRYSAINDMVLPPGEYEILVPKESDKNEEQLARIERGFLDRNAGYFTHHTVQRGDTLYDIARRYNTTVANIRSINNLQGNTIYPGQRLQILGSPSAGGSGSGSNIYVVQSGDSLDSIARKLNVSLSHLLTRNNLSVQERNGRRIVIIHPGQRIHY, from the coding sequence ATGAAGTTTCGTCTTACATGCCTGATTTTCATAATACTAATAACAGCTTTTTTGAGCGGATGTTCAACTATACTGAACTATTTTCCTCAAAGGGAGATTGAAAAAGAGACAACAATTATTGAAGAACCTGTCAGTCAGGTAGCACAAGATCTTTCCGACTATGCTTATCTGAAGAGCATCTATTCGGATGATGTCAACGAGCTGCTTAATCTTGTTTATTATAAGGATAAGAAGATCGATTCTCTTTATACACTGATAGAATACCTCTATTTCAAAACCGATTCGCTCTATCAGGATTTGGATTATTTCAACGGCAGGGTCATGATCAATACGGATTTCGAAATACCAAAATCTTTCGTTTTTGCAGGTAGGGTATTCGATATAAGTAACGATAGAATATATCATAAATTCAGTGAGATCTTTGACCAAGAACTAAAGGCAGCTCATCGTTTCATACCCCGTAGTAGTATTTATTTTCCGCTATTTGATGAAGTTTTTACCTCTCATGGTGTACCTCTCGATGTAAAGTACTTAGCAATAGCAGAAAGCGGTTTAAGTTCTATGGCGACTTCATCGGTAGGAGCCGGTGGAATCTGGCAGTTTATGCCTTCAACTGCAAGGCAGTATGATCTGAGAATAGATAACTTCATTGATGAAAGACGTAACATCTTTAAAGCTACCGATGCAGCTGCGAGATATTTGATCAATAGCTATCAATTCATGCAAAATCTGGGAAGTGATGACTGGCTGCTGGCTATGTGTGCCTATAATGCCGGTAATAATGGTGTAGCAAGAGTGATGAGAGAACAACAGGCAAATGACTTCTTTGATCTGATAATGAGGGTGGACGAAACAAACCGCTATGTTTGGCGTGCTGCAGCAATAAAGCTTATCTTCGAAAATGAAGAGTTACTTTTTGGTAAGAGATTCAAGAGAGAACCTTCCTTGTTGGAAGTGACGAGAATAGAAACACTTAACTTGAACGGTTATTACCAGCTAAATGATTGGGTACAGGCACAGGGAACTGTTTTAAGACGAATTTGGGAACTCAATCCTTGGATCAATCTCTCTCAAAGACAGAGACAGAGATATTCGGCTATCAATGATATGGTTTTACCCCCCGGTGAATATGAAATCCTTGTCCCTAAAGAAAGTGATAAGAATGAAGAGCAACTGGCAAGAATCGAAAGGGGTTTTTTAGACCGTAATGCCGGATATTTTACTCACCATACTGTTCAGAGAGGAGATACTCTCTATGATATTGCTCGTCGTTATAATACAACCGTTGCCAATATCAGATCAATTAACAATCTGCAAGGTAATACAATATATCCCGGGCAGAGATTGCAAATATTGGGTTCTCCTTCAGCCGGAGGTAGTGGATCAGGAAGCAATATTTATGTCGTTCAGAGTGGAGATTCTCTTGATTCAATCGCTCGAAAACTTAATGTATCACTTAGTCATCTTCTAACCCGTAACAATTTGTCAGTTCAGGAACGTAACGGAAGAAGGATCGTCATAATTCATCCCGGACAAAGAATACACTATTAA
- the rimI gene encoding ribosomal protein S18-alanine N-acetyltransferase, giving the protein MKETVIRLMKSDDLSEVLIIEEEVFTDPWLKDMFIQEIEQDSAFVLETKDDKELIGYICGLKVLDEYMITNIAITKSEQHKGYGKLLLRYLFRELIKEGCKKCFLEVRASNKQAITFYTSHGFDTIGKRKEYYQNPIEDALIMKLDFAEPIQRWSDTKI; this is encoded by the coding sequence ATGAAAGAAACTGTTATCAGATTAATGAAAAGCGATGATTTATCGGAGGTATTAATAATTGAAGAAGAGGTCTTTACCGATCCTTGGCTTAAGGACATGTTTATTCAGGAAATAGAACAAGATAGTGCATTTGTTTTGGAAACCAAAGATGATAAAGAGCTAATTGGATATATATGCGGTTTGAAAGTGCTTGACGAGTATATGATAACCAATATAGCAATTACAAAATCTGAGCAGCATAAAGGATATGGTAAATTATTGTTACGTTACTTGTTCCGCGAGTTGATTAAAGAGGGTTGCAAAAAGTGTTTTTTAGAGGTTAGAGCATCTAATAAGCAGGCGATCACTTTCTATACCAGTCACGGATTTGATACCATAGGTAAGCGTAAAGAGTATTATCAAAATCCTATAGAAGATGCATTGATTATGAAACTCGATTTTGCTGAACCTATTCAGCGATGGAGTGATACAAAGATATAA
- the nadB gene encoding L-aspartate oxidase codes for MIKTDFLVIGSGVAGLVYALEVAKIGKVIVISKTEANDCNTNHAQGGVAAVLSETDSFENHVDDSFKAGCELGKYPVIETIVRQGPERIKYLISIGAKFSKVRNDTSQNIETLSLTKEGGHTRNRVVYSADSTGQEIMKVLLEQVKNNPNIAIYENHIAIDLITQHHISEQNGFIPYITCWGAYVLNTENGVVEIFRAKKTMLATGGVGQVYEHSTNSSVSTGDGIAMAYLAGARVVNMEFIQFHPTAFYSPGGNSFLVTEALRGEGAVLTLPDGSSFMEKYHPQGSLAPRDIVSRAIDHEMKTKGYSHLYLDATSIDKNILKEHFPFIDQMCRERGIDFTTQPIPIVPSAHYLCGGILATVDGVTDITNLFAAGEVACTGFHGANRLASNSILEALVVAYRAAQHSSNKEEVDFPEIPLWQNTGAFNEAEWVIISHNYAIIKKIMQGYAGIVRSRRLLKYANSRINGIYEEVNKFYNNNPVKKEVIETRNLAIVANIIIRSALSRKESRGVHYVIDYPEMDDKYKRDTVIY; via the coding sequence ATGATCAAAACAGATTTCTTAGTTATCGGTAGTGGAGTAGCTGGTTTAGTTTATGCTTTGGAAGTGGCGAAGATCGGTAAGGTTATTGTTATTTCCAAAACAGAAGCGAATGACTGTAATACAAATCACGCACAGGGTGGTGTTGCAGCGGTACTCAGCGAAACGGACAGTTTTGAAAACCACGTAGATGATAGCTTTAAAGCGGGATGTGAATTAGGAAAGTATCCGGTAATTGAGACGATAGTTCGTCAAGGACCTGAACGGATAAAGTATTTGATCAGTATAGGAGCAAAATTCTCCAAAGTCCGAAATGATACTTCGCAGAATATAGAAACCCTTTCTCTTACTAAGGAGGGTGGACATACACGTAATCGTGTGGTCTATTCTGCAGATTCTACCGGTCAGGAGATAATGAAGGTCTTGTTGGAACAAGTTAAGAACAATCCTAACATTGCTATATATGAGAATCATATTGCAATTGATCTGATAACTCAACATCATATCTCTGAACAAAATGGTTTTATACCTTACATAACCTGTTGGGGTGCTTATGTCTTGAACACAGAAAATGGAGTAGTGGAAATATTCCGAGCCAAGAAAACTATGTTAGCTACCGGTGGAGTAGGGCAAGTTTATGAACATAGCACCAATTCTTCTGTATCAACAGGTGATGGGATTGCTATGGCATATCTTGCCGGAGCTAGAGTCGTTAATATGGAGTTCATCCAGTTTCATCCTACAGCATTCTATTCACCGGGGGGAAACTCCTTCTTGGTAACAGAAGCATTGAGGGGAGAAGGGGCAGTTCTTACTTTGCCAGATGGCTCAAGTTTCATGGAGAAGTACCATCCACAAGGTTCTCTGGCACCTAGAGATATTGTTTCCAGAGCAATAGACCATGAAATGAAGACAAAGGGGTACTCTCATCTATATCTGGATGCAACCAGCATTGATAAAAACATCCTCAAAGAACATTTCCCATTTATAGATCAGATGTGCCGGGAAAGAGGAATAGATTTCACAACTCAACCTATACCTATAGTCCCTTCGGCACACTATCTCTGTGGCGGGATATTGGCTACTGTCGATGGGGTCACAGATATAACGAATCTCTTTGCTGCCGGTGAAGTTGCCTGTACCGGTTTTCACGGTGCTAACCGTTTAGCATCTAATTCAATTTTAGAAGCACTGGTAGTTGCCTATAGAGCAGCACAGCATTCTTCAAACAAAGAGGAAGTGGATTTTCCGGAGATCCCTTTATGGCAGAATACCGGTGCTTTCAATGAAGCGGAATGGGTCATCATATCTCATAATTATGCTATTATCAAAAAGATCATGCAGGGTTATGCAGGCATAGTACGTTCCAGAAGACTTCTCAAATATGCTAATTCCCGTATAAACGGTATATATGAAGAAGTTAATAAATTTTACAATAACAACCCTGTAAAGAAAGAGGTTATCGAAACCAGAAATCTGGCTATAGTTGCTAATATCATCATCAGATCAGCATTATCACGTAAAGAGAGCCGTGGTGTTCATTATGTGATTGATTACCCCGAGATGGATGATAAATATAAAAGGGATACAGTTATATACTAA
- the tmk gene encoding dTMP kinase — translation MSYFITFEGIEGCGKSTHSILLAEYLHSINYDVLLTREPGGPPISEKIRAILLDRNHSEMLPQTELLLYMASRSQHTGEWIKPALKEGKIVICDRYYDSSLAYQGGGRDLDLKVIRSITKFATFGLVPDCTILIDIPVEIGIERIKQKTPDRIESESIHFHEKVRNLFLDVAKEESKRYIIINGNKNIEDIQAQIRELVLRRI, via the coding sequence ATGAGCTATTTTATAACTTTTGAAGGAATTGAAGGTTGCGGAAAGAGCACCCACTCGATCTTATTGGCAGAATATCTTCATTCGATTAACTATGATGTTCTTTTAACAAGAGAACCGGGTGGTCCTCCGATATCAGAGAAAATAAGGGCTATATTATTGGATAGGAATCATTCAGAAATGTTGCCACAAACTGAGTTGTTACTCTATATGGCTAGTCGTTCTCAACATACAGGAGAATGGATCAAACCTGCCTTAAAAGAGGGGAAGATCGTTATATGTGATCGCTATTATGATTCCTCTTTAGCCTATCAGGGTGGAGGCCGTGATCTTGATCTAAAGGTTATCCGTTCTATAACCAAATTTGCCACTTTTGGTTTAGTTCCTGATTGCACAATTCTGATTGATATACCTGTCGAGATAGGGATTGAGAGAATAAAGCAAAAAACTCCAGATCGGATAGAATCTGAGTCAATACATTTTCATGAAAAAGTAAGGAATTTGTTTCTTGATGTTGCAAAAGAGGAGTCCAAGCGTTACATTATTATAAATGGGAATAAAAACATAGAAGATATTCAGGCACAAATAAGAGAGTTAGTTTTAAGAAGAATATAA
- a CDS encoding S41 family peptidase, with protein MKITKTNKTILSVFLVLWLFVGLSVINYAFAQTTQQTDSVDTYRKLRLFTEVFNRLRQNYIYDIDVDKVIDAAIEGMLDEFDVHTHFFLPDDFDDFRTGTQGKFGGLGISIDKQGDFITVISPIEGTPAYEMGILAGDKIIKVDDESIVGMNTNDAIKLMRGDVGTRVKITISRPGVENDLEFNIIRDLIEIKSVPYTFKLDNGIGYIRIRQFNANTSKELRDALDDLESQGIRGLLIDLRFNPGGLLNEAIDTVNEFVGKDKKVVFTRGRLPQANQEFYTRYDRIRTGYPIIVLINEASASASEIFAGSMQDWDKGLVVGKTSFGKGSVQQLFPLQDGYGIKITTSKYFIHSGRGIHKDVNDRILRGEELSESDLQAIEEEIQRDIYYTENGRVVYGGGGITPDIEITAERMNPFQTEVRRKNLFFPYSIDFMLEHEDQVTERFEITDEIFQDFLKYLDDNGVTYINEDIEQSESWLKISLQSNIIGRKFGENAGYIVGLGLDDQLQEALSLFDRFETLDEMFAYAESLKVANK; from the coding sequence ATGAAAATTACTAAAACAAACAAAACAATCTTATCAGTTTTCTTGGTTTTATGGTTGTTTGTCGGTCTATCAGTGATAAATTATGCTTTCGCACAAACTACCCAACAGACCGATTCTGTTGATACATACAGAAAACTACGACTATTTACCGAAGTCTTTAATCGTTTAAGACAGAATTATATCTACGACATTGATGTTGATAAAGTAATAGATGCCGCTATTGAAGGGATGTTGGATGAGTTTGATGTTCATACTCATTTTTTTCTACCCGATGATTTTGATGATTTTCGTACAGGAACACAAGGAAAATTTGGTGGCTTAGGTATATCCATTGATAAACAGGGAGATTTTATAACTGTGATTTCACCTATTGAAGGAACTCCTGCATATGAAATGGGTATCTTAGCCGGTGATAAGATCATCAAAGTAGATGATGAAAGTATCGTTGGAATGAATACTAACGATGCCATTAAGCTCATGCGAGGCGATGTCGGAACTAGAGTTAAGATCACTATCAGCCGTCCCGGCGTAGAGAACGATCTGGAATTCAATATTATCAGAGACTTGATTGAGATCAAATCGGTACCTTATACCTTCAAGCTCGATAACGGAATTGGCTATATCAGAATAAGACAATTCAATGCCAATACATCAAAAGAATTGAGAGACGCTTTGGATGATCTGGAAAGTCAGGGTATTAGAGGTCTTTTGATCGATCTCCGTTTCAATCCGGGTGGATTGCTTAACGAAGCAATTGATACTGTAAATGAGTTTGTCGGAAAAGATAAAAAGGTTGTCTTTACGAGAGGAAGATTACCTCAAGCTAATCAAGAGTTCTATACGAGATACGATCGTATCAGAACAGGATATCCGATTATTGTTTTGATTAATGAAGCTTCTGCCAGTGCATCAGAAATTTTTGCCGGTTCTATGCAGGACTGGGATAAAGGTTTGGTAGTCGGAAAAACCAGTTTCGGTAAAGGTTCTGTTCAACAACTTTTCCCACTGCAGGACGGATATGGGATCAAGATCACTACTTCAAAATACTTTATTCATTCCGGCAGAGGAATACATAAAGATGTTAACGATAGAATCTTAAGAGGGGAAGAGCTCTCCGAAAGTGATTTACAAGCAATTGAAGAAGAGATCCAGAGAGATATATATTATACTGAAAATGGTCGTGTAGTTTATGGTGGTGGTGGTATTACTCCTGATATTGAGATTACTGCTGAACGAATGAATCCATTCCAAACTGAAGTCAGAAGAAAAAATCTCTTTTTCCCCTACTCAATTGATTTCATGTTAGAACATGAAGATCAAGTCACAGAGCGGTTTGAGATCACTGATGAAATTTTTCAAGATTTTTTGAAATATTTAGATGACAATGGAGTTACATATATAAATGAGGATATTGAACAGTCGGAATCATGGCTCAAGATATCGCTGCAAAGTAACATTATCGGACGTAAGTTCGGAGAAAATGCAGGATACATAGTTGGGTTGGGATTAGATGATCAGTTACAGGAAGCTCTCTCCCTGTTTGATAGATTCGAAACACTTGACGAGATGTTTGCCTATGCAGAATCTCTCAAAGTAGCCAACAAGTAA
- the hslU gene encoding ATP-dependent protease ATPase subunit HslU has protein sequence MNNLDKLTPTKIVKELDKYIISQDKAKRSVAIALRNRWRRLKVKGELQQEIVPNNIILIGPTGVGKTEIARRIANLTNAPFVKVEASKFTEVGYVGRDVESMVRELMDVAVNDVRYEMTVKVQKQALLNAKEKVLDLLVPLPKSDYTNIEDTDTYKEQQERQQRTREKMRVMLESKKLDDRELEITLEQPRAPHIEVLSNIGMDNVDLNLGEIFGSFFPAKGESQKKKMKVPEAIKYLASIEQHRLVKMDIVISEAKLRVENNGIIFIDEIDKIATSDKKPGIDVSRSGVQRDLLPIVEGSNVPTKYGMINTRHILFIAAGAFNTAKPSDLIPELQGRFPLREELKSLSKDDFIKILQFPKNSLIKQYTALFNAEKAVLEFNQEAIEEIAEFATKANEKMEDIGARRLHTIMTTLLEEYLFDLPEKKISKIIIDGKAVREKLNKIIEDEDLAKYIL, from the coding sequence ATGAATAATCTCGATAAACTGACACCAACAAAGATAGTAAAAGAACTCGATAAGTATATCATCTCACAGGACAAAGCTAAGAGAAGTGTGGCAATTGCTCTTAGAAACCGATGGCGACGACTTAAGGTCAAAGGTGAATTACAACAGGAGATCGTTCCCAATAATATTATTCTTATCGGACCTACCGGTGTAGGGAAAACAGAGATAGCCAGAAGAATTGCTAATTTAACTAATGCTCCTTTTGTCAAAGTAGAAGCATCCAAATTCACAGAAGTTGGTTATGTCGGACGTGATGTGGAATCAATGGTTAGGGAGTTAATGGATGTTGCAGTAAATGACGTCCGTTATGAGATGACTGTTAAGGTTCAGAAACAAGCTCTGCTAAATGCTAAAGAAAAGGTACTGGATCTTTTGGTACCTTTACCGAAAAGTGATTATACTAACATCGAAGACACAGATACTTATAAAGAGCAACAGGAAAGACAACAAAGAACTCGCGAAAAGATGAGGGTAATGTTAGAGAGTAAAAAATTAGATGATCGAGAATTGGAAATTACACTTGAACAGCCAAGAGCTCCCCATATAGAAGTGCTTTCTAATATTGGGATGGACAATGTCGACTTAAATCTAGGTGAAATTTTTGGCTCTTTTTTCCCGGCAAAAGGTGAGTCACAAAAAAAGAAGATGAAAGTTCCGGAAGCTATTAAATATCTCGCTTCCATTGAACAACATAGATTGGTTAAAATGGATATAGTTATTTCTGAAGCTAAACTACGTGTCGAAAATAACGGCATTATCTTTATCGATGAAATAGACAAAATAGCTACTTCTGATAAAAAGCCGGGCATTGATGTTTCTCGATCCGGAGTGCAGAGAGACCTGCTCCCTATTGTGGAAGGATCAAATGTACCTACAAAATATGGGATGATTAATACCAGACATATACTATTCATTGCTGCTGGTGCTTTTAATACGGCTAAACCTTCTGATCTGATCCCTGAACTACAAGGGCGTTTTCCCTTAAGAGAGGAATTGAAAAGCTTATCAAAAGATGACTTTATCAAGATACTGCAATTCCCGAAAAACTCACTAATTAAACAATATACTGCCCTCTTCAATGCTGAAAAAGCAGTGCTGGAATTCAATCAGGAAGCTATAGAAGAAATTGCCGAATTCGCTACTAAAGCAAATGAAAAAATGGAAGATATCGGTGCACGCAGATTACATACTATCATGACCACTCTTCTCGAAGAGTATCTCTTTGATCTACCAGAAAAGAAGATCTCGAAAATAATTATCGATGGTAAGGCAGTTAGAGAAAAACTGAACAAGATCATCGAAGACGAAGACCTCGCAAAATACATTCTCTAA
- the hslV gene encoding ATP-dependent protease subunit HslV, whose product MERIEGTTIIGVRKGNQIALGGDGQVTLGNTVIKSKANKIRRLYNDTVLAGFAGSTADSFTLFEKFENKLKEYKGNLKKAAVELAKDWRSDKILRRLEAMIIVADRDNLLILTGIGDVLEPDDDVIAIGSGGSYALSAARALAKHTDMTAEDIVRQALEIAGDICIYTNLNISVEVLKINE is encoded by the coding sequence ATGGAGAGAATTGAAGGAACAACCATAATCGGTGTCAGAAAGGGTAATCAGATCGCTCTCGGTGGTGATGGACAAGTAACTCTCGGTAATACGGTTATTAAAAGTAAGGCCAATAAGATCCGAAGATTATACAATGACACTGTTCTCGCCGGTTTTGCCGGTTCTACTGCCGATTCATTTACTCTCTTCGAGAAATTTGAGAATAAACTGAAGGAATACAAAGGTAATCTTAAAAAAGCAGCCGTAGAATTGGCTAAAGATTGGCGTTCTGATAAGATCTTAAGACGTTTAGAGGCAATGATAATCGTAGCTGATCGTGATAATTTACTAATTCTTACCGGCATAGGAGATGTACTGGAACCTGATGATGATGTCATTGCCATTGGTTCAGGTGGAAGTTATGCCCTTTCTGCTGCACGAGCTTTAGCTAAACATACCGATATGACAGCAGAAGATATAGTGCGTCAAGCTCTGGAGATAGCTGGTGATATTTGTATATACACTAACCTGAATATCAGCGTAGAGGTACTGAAGATAAATGAATAA
- the ftsH gene encoding ATP-dependent zinc metalloprotease FtsH — protein MKTPQSITLWIILALLVILVYQVLVSSGRRVEEISFSEFMTKAEQGQLREVTFDDQNITAVDVENQSYTTHLPYRDPELVKTLNEMNITIKSQKPSRFLSVLLGWLPFLIFIGLWIFIMRSMQAGGGKVFSFGKSRARLFVGGRTNVTFKDVAGVQEAKEELEEIVDFLKAPSKFQRLGGRIPRGVLLLGRPGTGKTLLAKAVAGEAGVPFYSISGSDFVEMFVGVGASRVRDLFDQAKRSAPCIAFIDEIDAVGRHRGTGLGGGHDEREQTLNQLLVEMDGFEKNDSVIIIAATNRPDVLDPALLRPGRFDRQVIVDMPDINGRIEILKVHCKVLPLSPNVNLSVIARSTPGFSGADLANLVNEAALLAARKEKKHIEMDDFEEAKDKVTMGKERKSKAISEEEKKITAYHEIGHVLCSIFLDKTEPVHKVTIIPRGFTGGATHFLQTEKSNYSKSYLQQKLIELLGGRSAEELIFNELSTGAGMDIERATDLAKKMVCQWGMSEKVGPMTVGKDEENPFLGRNIQQRDFYSEETARLVDAEIRQLIHDAHNRSLSILKDKKELLKVMAEELLEKEILNVDDIYDLILAQVPDSDKEFVNEQYEKAKEIKIDSSSHLKTPPEKEKKAAPKKSRTKKENNTATENKTTKKVANKNPEEKKRAKKEDQDGEN, from the coding sequence ATGAAAACTCCTCAGTCAATAACACTCTGGATTATTTTAGCTTTGTTAGTAATATTGGTTTACCAAGTTCTGGTCTCAAGCGGCAGAAGAGTAGAAGAGATATCTTTTTCCGAATTTATGACAAAAGCAGAGCAAGGGCAGTTGAGGGAAGTCACTTTCGACGATCAGAACATTACTGCAGTAGATGTAGAAAACCAGAGTTATACAACGCATCTCCCCTATCGTGACCCGGAATTGGTTAAAACCCTTAATGAGATGAATATAACGATCAAATCACAGAAACCATCCAGATTTCTCTCTGTCTTGTTGGGTTGGTTACCGTTTCTGATTTTTATTGGTCTCTGGATATTTATTATGCGTTCTATGCAAGCAGGTGGTGGCAAGGTCTTCAGTTTTGGAAAAAGTCGGGCTCGGCTCTTTGTAGGTGGCAGAACTAACGTTACTTTCAAAGATGTTGCCGGTGTGCAAGAAGCAAAGGAAGAGTTGGAAGAGATCGTAGATTTTCTCAAAGCACCGAGCAAGTTTCAGAGACTGGGTGGTAGAATCCCCCGTGGTGTTCTGTTATTAGGAAGACCCGGAACAGGTAAGACCCTGTTAGCAAAAGCAGTAGCAGGAGAGGCGGGAGTTCCCTTCTATAGTATCAGTGGTTCTGATTTTGTGGAGATGTTTGTCGGTGTTGGAGCTTCCCGTGTTAGAGATCTCTTTGATCAGGCAAAACGTTCAGCTCCTTGTATCGCCTTTATTGACGAGATTGATGCTGTAGGAAGGCATCGTGGTACCGGTTTGGGTGGTGGACATGATGAAAGAGAACAGACACTGAATCAGCTTCTGGTTGAAATGGATGGTTTCGAAAAGAATGATTCTGTGATCATTATTGCTGCAACAAACCGCCCTGATGTCTTAGATCCGGCTCTCTTGCGACCCGGAAGATTTGACCGGCAGGTCATTGTTGATATGCCCGATATAAACGGTAGAATTGAGATACTAAAGGTTCATTGCAAGGTATTACCCCTCTCACCAAACGTTAACCTATCTGTTATTGCTCGCTCTACACCTGGTTTCAGTGGTGCAGATCTGGCAAATCTGGTCAATGAAGCTGCTCTGCTTGCAGCCCGAAAAGAGAAAAAACATATTGAAATGGACGACTTTGAAGAGGCAAAAGATAAAGTCACTATGGGTAAAGAGCGCAAGAGCAAAGCTATCAGTGAAGAAGAGAAGAAGATCACTGCCTATCATGAGATTGGACACGTTCTCTGCTCCATCTTCCTCGATAAAACAGAACCGGTTCATAAAGTTACTATTATTCCGCGTGGTTTTACCGGTGGAGCTACTCACTTCCTACAGACAGAAAAATCTAATTATTCGAAAAGTTATCTGCAGCAGAAACTGATAGAACTCTTAGGTGGCAGATCAGCAGAAGAATTGATATTCAATGAACTTTCAACTGGTGCTGGCATGGACATTGAAAGAGCTACCGATCTGGCTAAAAAGATGGTTTGTCAATGGGGTATGAGTGAAAAAGTCGGACCAATGACTGTAGGAAAAGATGAAGAAAATCCCTTCTTAGGAAGAAATATTCAGCAACGTGACTTTTATAGTGAAGAGACAGCCAGATTGGTTGATGCTGAGATACGGCAACTGATTCATGATGCTCATAATAGATCTCTCAGTATACTTAAAGATAAGAAAGAACTACTCAAGGTTATGGCTGAAGAGTTATTAGAAAAGGAAATCCTCAATGTCGATGACATCTATGACCTTATTCTTGCCCAAGTTCCGGACTCAGATAAAGAATTTGTAAACGAACAATACGAAAAAGCTAAAGAGATCAAAATAGATTCCTCTTCTCATCTTAAAACACCGCCGGAGAAGGAAAAGAAAGCTGCTCCCAAAAAAAGTAGGACTAAGAAAGAGAATAATACTGCAACTGAGAATAAGACAACCAAAAAAGTAGCTAACAAAAATCCTGAAGAAAAGAAGAGAGCTAAGAAAGAGGATCAAGATGGAGAGAATTGA
- the hpt gene encoding hypoxanthine phosphoribosyltransferase, with the protein MSNDISAILLDEETIQKRISELAACISKDYEDKSPVIISVLKGSFIFLADLVRSFTIPVEIDFLAISSYGSSTVSSGVVSIKKDLDIDVSERDVIIVEDIVDSGLSLKYIVDYIEKHHASSVKTCVLLDKPSAHQDEIKIDYKGFDIGNDFVVGYGLDFAEKYRNLPYVAILKEEVYK; encoded by the coding sequence ATGAGTAACGATATTTCAGCAATATTACTGGATGAAGAGACGATTCAAAAAAGGATCAGCGAACTGGCTGCCTGTATCTCAAAAGATTATGAAGATAAGAGCCCTGTCATAATCAGTGTTCTTAAGGGAAGTTTTATCTTTTTAGCAGATCTCGTTCGTAGTTTTACTATTCCTGTAGAAATAGATTTTTTGGCTATTTCAAGTTATGGTTCGAGTACCGTTTCTTCCGGAGTTGTAAGCATTAAAAAAGACCTCGATATAGATGTCTCCGAACGAGATGTGATCATTGTGGAAGATATTGTCGATTCAGGACTCTCATTGAAATATATTGTTGATTATATCGAAAAGCATCATGCTTCCTCTGTCAAAACCTGTGTATTGCTTGATAAACCTTCTGCTCATCAAGATGAAATAAAAATCGATTATAAAGGTTTTGATATAGGAAACGATTTTGTGGTCGGTTATGGTTTGGACTTTGCCGAAAAATACCGCAATCTGCCCTACGTGGCAATCCTCAAGGAGGAAGTATATAAATGA